The genomic segment CCTCTTCCACGCCGCGGATGGCGAATCTTCCGGCGCCGTCCGTCCACACGCGGATCCCCAGTTCCGGAAGCTCGACGGCGGCCATCTCCAGCGGCGCGTCCGTGCCCGCCTCGGCCACGCGGCCGGCCACCTCGCCGGGGCGTTGGGCCGTGAGCGAGGCTGGGACGGCGATCCACAGCAGGAGCGCGAGCAGGCTACGCCGCATGTCCACGCTCCATTCGCCCGCACTGCTCTCCCGACAGCGGCACCACCTGCGGCGCGCCGGCGTCCGGACCCGGCCCGGGATGCGGAACGATCTCCACCGGCCAGCCGTAGACGCGCTCGACGGTGTCCCTCGTCAGCACCTGCGCGGGGGTGCCCTCGGCGGCCAGGCGTCCGCCGTCCAGAAGGACCAGGCGGTCGGCGTAGCGCGCGGCAAGGTTCAGGTTGTGGGTGATCAGGAGCACCGTCTTGCCGGCGTGCCCCAGGTCGTGCAGCAGCTCGAAGATGGCCATCTCGTGGGCCACGTCCAGCGCGGCCGTGGGCTCGTCCAGCGCCAACGTGGGCGCCTGCTGTGCCAGCGCGCGAGCCACCCGGGCCCGCTGCCGCTCCCCGCCTGAAAGCG from the Longimicrobium sp. genome contains:
- a CDS encoding ABC transporter ATP-binding protein, with translation LSGGERQRARVARALAQQAPTLALDEPTAALDVAHEMAIFELLHDLGHAGKTVLLITHNLNLAARYADRLVLLDGGRLAAEGTPAQVLTRDTVERVYGWPVEIVPHPGPGPDAGAPQVVPLSGEQCGRMERGHAA